A single genomic interval of Lathyrus oleraceus cultivar Zhongwan6 chromosome 7, CAAS_Psat_ZW6_1.0, whole genome shotgun sequence harbors:
- the LOC127104577 gene encoding uncharacterized protein LOC127104577, with the protein MDRTWMYDRVYSNRHGLKEEYVRGVKDFVKRALKQPICKSEGGIRCPCINCKCLKIRTPTNVRLHLYRDGFQPDYWIWTQHGEVELNVNTRNDSNSSEHVHHDDQIEAMNQMVYDAFRPYGVFSHVNDNIEVEEYTEDEFPNEDAKRFYDKLISFNKPIYEGATQSILSISTQLLEIRSNWHVPQKGLDFVAQMLKSVCPVQKCLPENYYQATQLVSKLGLKVEKIDCCKNGCMLYYKDDSNLSECKFCNAPRFIPRKTGMGKYKDIPVKRMFYFPIIPRLQRLYASTESASEMRWHHMNKNSSNILRHPSDGKAWKHFDSVYPDFSREPRNVRLGLCSDGFTPYIQASASPYSCWPIIVTPYNLPPEMCMTKPYLFLACLKPGPKNPKLKIDVYLQPLIDDLHRLWSNGILTYDISTKQNFIMKAFLMWTINDFPAYGMLSGWGTQGKLACPHCMEHTDAFTLKSVHKNSWFDCHRRFLPSNHSFRRSKRSFLKNRVVTNEPPPISTGKDIWAVISNFPKVTEIGWEAKWKEFEGYGVDHNWKKRSIFWDLPYWKDNLLRHNLDVMHIEKNVFDNIFNTVMNVKDKTKDNEKAREDLAKLCFREDLELQPLENGKNGKPKASYTLTKSEAKLVCQCRKGYGAWDEEP; encoded by the exons ATGGATCGTACTTGGATGTACGATAGAGTATATTCCAATAGACATGGATTGAAAGAAGAGTATGTTCGCGGGGTTAAAGACTTCGTAAAGAGGGCTTTGAAACAACCTATTTGTAAATCTGAGGGAGGGATAAGGTGTCCGTGTATAAATTGCAAGTGTCTCAAGATAAGAACACCAACTAATGTTAGACTTCACTTGTATCGAGATGGATTTCAACCAGACTATTGGATTTGGACTCAACATGGAGAAGTAGAGCTCAATGTTAATACAAGGAATGATTCAAATAGTAGTGAGCATGTGCATCATGATGACCAAATTGAGGCAATGAATCAGATGGTGTATGATGCTTTTAGGCCTTATGGAGTATTCTCTCACGTGAATGATAACATAGAAGTTGAGGAATATACGGAGGATGAGTTTCCCAACGAAGATGCCAAACGATTTTATGACAAGTTGATATCTTTCAACAAGCCCATTTATGAGGGAGCTACCCAATCAATATTATCAATATCTACTCAACTTCTTGAAATTAGGTCTAATTGGCATGTACCACAAAAAGGTTTAGATTTTGTTGCACAAATGCTTAAAAGTGTATGTCCAGTTCAAAAATGCTTGCCCGAGAACTATTACCAAGCAACACAGTTGGTATCTAAGTTAGGGCTAAAGGTTGAGAAGATTGATTGTTGTAAGAATGGTTGTATGTTATATTACAAGGATGATAGCAATCTATCAGAGTGCAAATTTTGTAATGCTCCTAGGTTCATTCCTCGCAAGACTGGCATGGGAAAGTACAAAGATATCCCAGTGAAGAGAATGTTCTACTTCCCAATCATTCCCAGATTACAAAGATTGTATGCATCAACTGAGTCGGCAAGTGAAATGAGATGGCATCACATGAACAAAAATAGTTCCAACATCCTTCGCCACCCGTCAGATGGAAAAGCATGGAAACATTTTGATAGTGTATATCCTGACTTTTCTAGGGAACCCAGAAATGTAAGGTTGGGTCTGTGTTCAGATGGTTTTACTCCTTACATTCAAGCGTCTGCTTCTCCATACTCATGTTGGCCAATAATAGTTACTCCGTATAATCTCCCCCCTGAAATGTGCATGACCAAACCATACTTGTTTTTGGCATGCCTCAAACCCGGACCTAAAAACCCTAAATTAAAGATAGATGTCTACTTGCAACCATTGATTGATGATCTACATCGATTGTGGTCCAATGGAATATTGACCTATGATATATCTACAAAACAAAACTTCATCATGAAAGCCTTCTTGATGTGgacaattaatgattttccagccTATGGTATGTTATCTGGATGGGGAACACAAGGTAAattggcatgccctcattgtATGGAACACACTGATGCTTTCACCTTGAAAAGTGTCCATAAGAATTCCTGGTTTGACTGTCATCGTCGTTTCTTGCCATCTAATCACTCCTTCAGAAGGAGTAAAAGAAGTTTCCTAAAAAATAGGGTTGTGACCAATGAGCCACCTCCCATTTCCACAGGGAAAGATATATGGGCGGTAATAAGTAATTTTCCAAAAGTTACTGAAATTGGATGGGAGGCGAAATGGAAAGAATTCGAAGGGTATGGAGTGGATCACAATTGGAAAAAGCGAAGTATTTTTTGGGATCTCCCATATTGGAAGGATAACTTGTTAAGGCATAACCTCGATGTGATGCACATAGAAAAAAACGTCTTCGATAATATATTTAATACTGTCATGAATGTTAAGGATAAAACAAAGGATAATGAAAAGGCAAGAGAAGACTTGGCTAAATTATGCTTTCGCGAGGACTTGGAGCTCCAACCCTTAGAAAACGGAAAGAATGGTAAACCAAAGGCTAGTTACACTCTAACCAAATCTGAAGCCAAGTTG GTGTGCCAATGTAGAAAAGGGTACGGTGCATGGGATGAAGAGCCATGA